CTGGCGGGCGAGCGTGTCGGGGTTGCCACCTTTGGCTGTGTTCTTGCAACGTTTGTGTCACCTTGTCTCATCTCATACTGCGCGAGGCCATGCCGACCGTTAGCGTGGAGCCCGTCGGCGCACTCGCGTCGTCATCGCACGTCAGTAAGGCAGTTCATGAGCACCAGCGGTACCGTCAAGTGGTTCAACTCGGAGAAGGGCTTCGGGTTCATCGCTCCCGATGAGGGCGGCGCTGACGTCTTCGCCCACTACTCCGCCATTCAGTCGGGCGGCTACCGCTCGCTCGAGGAGAACCAGCGCGTCGAGTTCGAGATCGCCCAGGGCCCCAAGGGCCTGCAGGCGGAGAACATCCGACCCCTGTGAGTTCGACGGCCCGCTTTCGAGCGGGCCGTTTTCACGTCGGAGCGAGCCGTCGTCCACACCTTGTGTGACGACGGCTCGTTCGTCGTGAGCGAGGATCACTCCAGATCGAGTCGCACGATCTTCTCGGCGCTCACGGCTGCAGCGGCGATCGCCGCGCAGCGCCCCTCTTTCTCGGCCGATCTCAGTCGGCGTGAGACGCGGACTCTTCGTCGATGAGCAGCAGTGCCCGCAGCTGCGCCGCATCTTCCACGGCGGCGGACGCGCCATCGGCCTCGTGTGGCCAGCTGAAACCCCAGCGGACGAAGATCACCGGCACCCCCTGCGCGGCGCCGCCCTCGACGTCGTGGTGACGGTCGCCGATGAGGACCGGACGGCTCGTGTCGACTCCGGCCGCGTGTAGGCGGCGGAGGGCTTCGGCGACGATGTCGGACTTCGACGCGAGCGTCTTCTCATCGGAGGTCGAGCCCACCATCGCCGTCATGTGCGGCGCCAGGTCGAAGTGCTCCATGA
The DNA window shown above is from Microbacterium laevaniformans and carries:
- a CDS encoding cold-shock protein, producing MSTSGTVKWFNSEKGFGFIAPDEGGADVFAHYSAIQSGGYRSLEENQRVEFEIAQGPKGLQAENIRPL